In Cytobacillus oceanisediminis, the following proteins share a genomic window:
- a CDS encoding methyltransferase — protein MIYGDTQLKSRIPDNNQLNKDQNHIAYKETLDFTHSLVSNLRDKDILAINFSENFSSLLLSSGVKSCQAGSFENLELKDPDILIGQSWDVIVINNVIDIIPKLEDALENIKKLLRPQGYIILNTPIASNTKETFYSAFSFNTTFKDFNKKTAGTLLSLFFKQDFICAKEKKGFFGFVRRSDIKHYAPPKKKAYIDKYLSSLSNPNKHQEPVKETGKLMIGCVTENNSKYQRQTLNLVQSIRWFGGDISRADIYVCIVEKADDDFLKELNKFGVFVRIVKRFNQNHPQSNKLRFFELPEIDFYDTIMFLDCDTIIVQDPLRYIDGKSFQAEIAAGATVPHEVFKDLFNYYDLKIPDRSYTTTLSRASTIWYCNAGVLIFPKEILKSFFPVWRNYTEDLIKNKHLLNNYFQFCEQASLTLSFVKNPVPFKKLPMKMNFPLVGRTSLAIQQCDPVIIHYHHRSDESGLIHNVTKSPYAKLRIQEFNNLLKKYSH, from the coding sequence ATGATATACGGTGACACTCAACTTAAGTCTCGGATTCCAGATAATAATCAATTGAATAAAGATCAAAATCATATAGCTTATAAAGAAACATTGGATTTTACACATTCCCTTGTCAGTAATTTAAGAGACAAAGATATATTGGCAATCAATTTCAGCGAAAATTTTAGTTCCCTGCTTTTGTCGTCAGGTGTTAAAAGTTGTCAAGCTGGATCGTTTGAAAATTTAGAATTAAAAGATCCGGACATTTTAATTGGCCAGTCCTGGGATGTAATTGTCATAAATAATGTAATTGATATAATCCCTAAATTGGAGGATGCCTTAGAAAATATCAAAAAACTTCTTAGGCCCCAAGGATATATTATATTAAACACCCCTATTGCCAGTAATACGAAAGAAACATTTTATAGTGCGTTTAGCTTTAATACAACATTTAAGGATTTTAACAAGAAAACTGCCGGCACCTTATTAAGTTTGTTCTTCAAACAAGATTTTATATGTGCAAAAGAAAAAAAGGGGTTTTTTGGATTTGTTCGAAGAAGTGATATTAAGCATTATGCACCTCCAAAAAAGAAGGCGTATATAGATAAGTATCTATCCTCTTTATCAAACCCAAACAAACACCAGGAACCTGTAAAAGAAACCGGAAAGCTGATGATTGGGTGTGTGACAGAAAACAACTCAAAATATCAGCGGCAGACTTTAAACCTTGTACAATCCATCCGCTGGTTTGGCGGGGATATTTCAAGAGCAGATATATATGTTTGTATAGTTGAAAAGGCAGATGATGATTTTCTAAAGGAGCTTAACAAATTTGGCGTATTTGTCCGAATTGTAAAACGATTCAATCAGAACCATCCTCAATCCAATAAATTAAGGTTTTTTGAACTTCCGGAAATTGACTTTTATGATACTATCATGTTTTTGGACTGTGACACTATTATTGTTCAAGACCCTCTAAGATATATAGACGGAAAAAGTTTCCAGGCTGAAATAGCAGCAGGTGCCACTGTGCCCCATGAAGTGTTTAAAGATCTTTTTAATTATTATGATTTAAAAATTCCAGATCGATCATATACAACGACTTTATCAAGAGCATCCACAATATGGTATTGCAATGCAGGTGTATTGATTTTCCCAAAAGAGATCCTGAAATCTTTTTTTCCGGTATGGCGGAATTACACGGAAGACCTTATTAAAAATAAACATCTTCTAAACAACTATTTTCAGTTCTGTGAACAGGCATCCTTGACTTTATCCTTTGTAAAAAACCCTGTCCCATTTAAGAAGCTTCCAATGAAAATGAACTTTCCCCTGGTTGGCCGCACATCGCTGGCAATCCAGCAATGTGATCCAGTCATCATTCAT